From Deinococcus aquaticus, one genomic window encodes:
- a CDS encoding SDR family oxidoreductase, with protein MTTMLVTGGSGVLGRALTHTLEGRADVRVLSRHADPRPAFRQGDLQTGAGLADALRGVDTVIHAASQPSRPQADVEMTGVLLAAAREAGVRHVVYVSIVGCDQVRAFPYYRAKTHSEALVTAGGVPFTVVRATQFHEFVAFMLSRLTRAPLLPLPGLPLQPVDIHAAAAGVAQVALGDPQGRAPDIVGPQVIPLPELARSWADATGARTRLVPIPAARRFTPLTRPDLSGVGRTWAQWLAQEATRPNPYAG; from the coding sequence ATGACAACGATGCTCGTGACCGGAGGCAGCGGCGTGCTGGGCCGCGCCCTGACGCATACCCTGGAAGGCCGCGCGGACGTGCGCGTCCTGTCCCGCCACGCCGACCCCCGCCCCGCCTTCCGGCAGGGTGACCTGCAGACCGGCGCGGGCCTAGCGGACGCACTGCGCGGTGTGGACACCGTCATTCACGCCGCCAGCCAGCCGTCACGGCCCCAGGCGGACGTCGAGATGACCGGCGTGCTCCTCGCGGCGGCGCGGGAGGCGGGCGTGCGGCACGTCGTGTACGTCAGCATCGTGGGCTGCGATCAGGTGCGGGCCTTCCCTTACTACCGCGCCAAGACGCACTCGGAGGCGCTGGTCACGGCGGGTGGCGTGCCGTTCACGGTGGTGCGCGCCACGCAGTTCCACGAGTTCGTGGCGTTCATGCTGTCGCGCCTGACCCGCGCGCCGCTGCTGCCCCTGCCGGGCCTGCCCCTCCAGCCGGTGGACATCCACGCCGCCGCCGCCGGGGTGGCGCAGGTGGCACTGGGCGACCCGCAGGGCCGCGCGCCGGACATCGTCGGACCACAGGTCATCCCACTGCCGGAACTGGCGCGCAGCTGGGCCGACGCGACCGGTGCACGCACCCGCCTCGTGCCTATCCCGGCCGCGCGGCGCTTCACGCCCCTGACCCGCCCGGACCTGAGCGGCGTGGGCCGCACCTGGGCGCAGTGGCTCGCGCAGGAGGCCACGCGCCCCAACCCCTACGCGGGCTGA
- the ribD gene encoding bifunctional diaminohydroxyphosphoribosylaminopyrimidine deaminase/5-amino-6-(5-phosphoribosylamino)uracil reductase RibD: MTLALEQAARGLGRTAPNPPVGCVIVQGDELVGRGFHPRAGEPHAEVFALRDAGEQARGGTAYVTLEPCSHHGRTPPCADALIAAGVRRVVVAALDPNPLVAGRGVQKLREAGIEITVGVLEAQAKRQQAGFRSLIVRGRPWVVAKYAMTLDGKVAAPGEGNGAVSGPEARERTMRWRDELDAVAVGSGTIDLDDPALTTRGVTGGRDPRPVVFDRRAASDSQARAWRDDAVLVTAPDADVAAHEAAGIKVQRAASLPDALSGLAGLGVSSVLLEGGPTLLSAFFAQGLVDEVRVFIAPKLLGAGLSPLTGPERPMHEAQALRDITVETLGPDVLITGLLHDIPRV, translated from the coding sequence ATGACGCTCGCGCTTGAGCAGGCTGCCAGAGGACTGGGCCGCACGGCGCCGAATCCCCCCGTGGGCTGCGTGATCGTGCAAGGCGATGAACTGGTGGGTCGAGGCTTCCACCCGAGGGCCGGTGAGCCGCACGCGGAGGTGTTCGCCCTGCGGGACGCGGGCGAGCAGGCGCGCGGTGGGACGGCGTACGTGACGCTGGAACCGTGCAGTCATCACGGCCGGACGCCGCCCTGCGCGGACGCGCTGATCGCAGCGGGCGTGCGGCGGGTGGTCGTGGCGGCGCTGGACCCGAACCCGCTGGTGGCGGGGCGGGGCGTGCAGAAGCTCCGCGAGGCAGGGATCGAGATCACGGTGGGCGTGCTGGAGGCGCAGGCCAAGCGGCAGCAGGCGGGGTTCCGCAGTCTGATCGTGCGGGGCCGCCCGTGGGTGGTGGCGAAGTACGCCATGACTCTCGACGGCAAGGTGGCCGCGCCCGGCGAGGGCAACGGCGCGGTGAGCGGCCCCGAGGCCCGCGAGCGCACCATGCGCTGGCGTGACGAACTGGACGCCGTCGCGGTCGGCAGCGGCACGATTGACTTGGACGACCCGGCCCTGACGACACGCGGCGTGACGGGCGGGCGTGATCCGCGCCCGGTTGTCTTTGACCGCCGCGCGGCGAGCGACTCTCAGGCCCGCGCGTGGCGCGACGACGCGGTGCTCGTGACCGCCCCGGACGCCGACGTTGCCGCGCACGAGGCCGCCGGGATCAAGGTGCAGCGGGCCGCCTCCCTGCCGGACGCCCTGAGCGGACTGGCTGGCCTGGGGGTCAGCAGCGTGCTGCTGGAGGGTGGCCCTACCCTTCTGAGCGCCTTCTTCGCGCAGGGACTGGTGGACGAGGTGCGGGTCTTCATCGCGCCGAAACTCCTCGGCGCGGGCCTGAGCCCCCTGACCGGCCCCGAGCGGCCCATGCACGAGGCGCAGGCATTGCGGGACATAACGGTCGAGACACTCGGCCCGGATGTCCTGATCACCGGCCTGCTGCACGACATCCCGCGCGTCTAG
- a CDS encoding riboflavin synthase, with the protein MFTGIIEQVGVIARTTDNEGNLTVTIQPARMWADVELGESIAVNGTCLTVTTWDAAGFTVDLSRETIAKTAPHWREGTKVNLERAMTAQARFGGHVVSGHVDGVGEILRVDAQPGAYTMNVRAAPHLARYLVPKGSVTVDGVSLTVVDAGGPAGSRADLRPDEFTLWLVPHTLEVTTLHTWAAGTKVNLEADQMAKYVERLILMRDWTPEQPGQPEQGVGA; encoded by the coding sequence ATGTTTACTGGAATCATCGAACAGGTGGGCGTCATCGCCCGCACCACTGACAACGAAGGCAACCTGACCGTCACCATCCAGCCCGCCCGCATGTGGGCCGACGTGGAACTCGGCGAGAGCATCGCCGTGAACGGCACCTGCCTGACCGTGACCACCTGGGATGCGGCGGGCTTCACCGTGGACCTCAGTCGCGAGACCATCGCCAAGACTGCGCCGCACTGGCGGGAGGGCACGAAAGTCAATCTGGAACGTGCCATGACCGCCCAGGCGCGTTTCGGCGGGCACGTGGTGAGCGGGCATGTGGACGGGGTGGGCGAGATCCTGCGCGTGGACGCCCAGCCCGGCGCGTACACCATGAACGTGCGCGCCGCGCCGCACCTCGCGCGCTACCTCGTGCCGAAGGGCAGCGTCACGGTGGACGGCGTGAGCCTGACCGTCGTGGACGCGGGCGGCCCCGCCGGTAGCCGCGCCGACCTGCGCCCCGACGAGTTCACGCTGTGGCTCGTGCCGCATACCCTGGAGGTCACCACCCTGCACACCTGGGCAGCCGGCACGAAAGTGAACCTGGAGGCGGACCAGATGGCCAAGTACGTCGAGCGCCTGATCCTGATGCGCGACTGGACGCCCGAACAGCCCGGACAGCCGGAGCAGGGGGTAGGCGCATGA
- a CDS encoding bifunctional 3,4-dihydroxy-2-butanone-4-phosphate synthase/GTP cyclohydrolase II, whose amino-acid sequence MSLASIPDLLAELRAGRPVILVDDENRENEGDLLMPAATATPEWVNFMAREGRGLICVTLTPDRARVLDLTPMVGSSTDPNGTAFTVSVDHVSNSTGISAFDRAATIAALMDDAAKSMDFRRPGHIFPLVARPGGVLRRAGHTEAGCDLARLAGFAPVGVICEIMGDDGEMSRLPDLLAFGERHGLKVGSIEALIAYRMEHDPFMQLVAEAKLPTEHGEFRIVGFEDSLTGAEHVALVMGDITPEPMLVRVHSECLTGDGFHSLRCDCGPQRDAAMQAIAAEGRGVLVYLRQEGRGIGLLNKIRAYHLQDGGADTVEANLQLGFPADARDFGIGAQMLHLLGARQLRVLTNNPRKLHSLGGFGLEVVERVPLHVGHNEHNTAYLSTKAAKLGHIGTDGSGD is encoded by the coding sequence ATGAGCCTAGCCTCCATTCCTGACCTGCTGGCGGAACTGCGCGCGGGGCGGCCCGTGATTCTGGTGGACGACGAGAACCGCGAGAACGAGGGTGATCTGCTGATGCCCGCCGCCACGGCGACGCCCGAGTGGGTGAACTTCATGGCGCGCGAGGGGCGCGGCCTGATCTGCGTGACGCTCACGCCCGACCGCGCCCGCGTCTTGGACCTGACACCCATGGTAGGCAGCAGTACCGACCCGAACGGCACGGCGTTCACCGTCAGCGTGGATCACGTGAGCAACAGCACCGGCATCAGTGCCTTCGACCGCGCCGCCACCATCGCCGCCCTGATGGACGACGCGGCGAAGTCCATGGATTTCCGCCGTCCGGGACACATCTTTCCGCTCGTGGCGCGGCCCGGCGGGGTGCTGCGCCGCGCCGGGCACACCGAGGCCGGGTGCGATCTGGCGCGGCTGGCGGGCTTCGCGCCGGTCGGTGTGATCTGCGAGATCATGGGCGATGACGGCGAGATGAGCCGCCTGCCGGACCTTCTCGCCTTCGGCGAGCGGCACGGGCTGAAGGTCGGCAGCATCGAGGCGCTGATTGCCTACCGCATGGAACACGACCCGTTCATGCAGCTCGTCGCGGAAGCGAAGCTGCCCACCGAGCACGGCGAGTTCCGCATTGTCGGCTTCGAGGACTCCCTGACCGGCGCCGAGCACGTCGCACTCGTCATGGGCGACATCACGCCAGAGCCGATGCTGGTGCGCGTACACAGCGAATGCCTGACCGGCGACGGCTTCCACAGCCTGCGCTGCGACTGCGGCCCGCAGCGCGACGCGGCCATGCAGGCCATCGCCGCCGAGGGACGCGGCGTCCTCGTGTACCTGCGGCAGGAGGGGCGCGGCATCGGCCTGCTCAACAAGATCCGCGCGTACCACCTGCAAGACGGCGGCGCCGACACCGTCGAAGCGAACCTGCAACTCGGCTTTCCCGCCGACGCCCGCGACTTCGGCATCGGCGCCCAGATGCTTCACCTGCTCGGCGCCCGGCAACTGCGCGTCCTGACGAACAACCCCCGCAAACTGCACTCCCTGGGCGGCTTCGGCCTGGAAGTCGTCGAACGCGTGCCCCTCCACGTCGGGCACAACGAACACAACACCGCGTACCTCAGCACCAAAGCCGCCAAACTCGGCCACATCGGCACGGACGGCAGCGGGGACTGA
- the ribH gene encoding 6,7-dimethyl-8-ribityllumazine synthase, translated as MNRIEANLLATDLKFAVVSTRWNHLIVDRLVEGAELAFVQHGGKTENLDQFLAPGSYEVPLIARKLAESGKYDAVVCLGAVIKGDTDHYDFVAGGAANGILNTSLHTGVPVAFGVLTTDTVEQALNRAGIKAGNKGGEAVLAMIETVNLLKQIG; from the coding sequence ATGAACCGAATTGAAGCCAATCTGCTCGCCACCGACCTGAAGTTCGCTGTTGTCAGTACCCGCTGGAACCACCTGATCGTGGACCGTCTGGTGGAGGGGGCGGAGCTGGCGTTCGTGCAGCACGGTGGGAAGACCGAGAACCTGGACCAGTTTCTGGCGCCGGGCAGTTACGAGGTACCGCTGATCGCTCGCAAACTTGCTGAAAGTGGGAAGTACGACGCGGTGGTGTGCTTGGGGGCCGTCATCAAGGGCGACACGGACCACTACGATTTCGTGGCAGGCGGCGCGGCGAACGGCATCCTGAACACCAGCCTGCACACGGGCGTGCCGGTGGCGTTCGGGGTGCTGACCACTGATACGGTCGAGCAGGCTCTGAACCGCGCCGGGATCAAGGCTGGGAACAAGGGCGGCGAGGCGGTCCTGGCGATGATCGAGACCGTGAACCTGCTGAAACAGATCGGCTAG
- a CDS encoding DUF512 domain-containing protein, protein MQDQVFPAPIKSVEGGSAAERAGVQPGDVLLRVNGEPVTDVLAYRHALSQGRATLEIARPQEAPRVMTGVAGTAQDHHRLFLPTAPSLEDTFTFDVEWEDPGLEFEEVLFDGIKKCANKCDFCYVHQMPRGFRKSLYIMDDDYRLSFLYGSFVTLTNLSENDIVRIENENLSPLYVSVHTANQDLRQDMMKWWRLKVKDQQAVQIRSMIERLEQIDLYTQIVLVPERNDRENLDETVEYLASRPNVISAAVVPIGLTSHRTNLPDVRTFTREEAQDSLRRLNVWRRKFLNERGTRFVFPSDELYLLAGEPLPTEEEYEGFPMLENGVGMIRDFLTEALPELPAALPEPRRVILGTGSLFAESLDRAVEPLRAIGGLTLEVRAIENKTFGKVTTVAGLLTGRCFRHAIKPGEADLLIVPPTTLRYGTELMLDDVSLDELRSELRMDIRPGGATLGELARVILQGAQSSGHQWGMSAHAVKDSGREEPASVQVAEQNMRGQA, encoded by the coding sequence ATGCAGGATCAGGTTTTTCCCGCACCGATCAAATCGGTCGAGGGTGGCAGCGCGGCAGAGCGGGCGGGCGTACAGCCGGGTGACGTGCTGCTGCGCGTGAACGGTGAGCCGGTAACGGACGTCCTGGCATACCGGCACGCGCTGTCGCAGGGGCGCGCGACGCTGGAGATCGCCCGGCCGCAGGAAGCTCCGCGCGTCATGACGGGCGTGGCGGGCACCGCGCAGGATCACCACCGGTTGTTCCTGCCGACTGCGCCCAGTCTGGAGGACACCTTCACGTTCGACGTGGAGTGGGAGGACCCGGGTCTGGAGTTCGAGGAGGTGCTGTTCGACGGCATCAAGAAGTGCGCGAACAAGTGCGATTTCTGTTACGTGCATCAGATGCCGCGCGGCTTCCGCAAGAGCCTGTACATCATGGACGACGATTACCGCCTCTCGTTCCTGTACGGGTCGTTCGTGACCCTGACGAACCTCTCCGAGAACGACATCGTGCGGATCGAGAACGAGAACCTCTCGCCGCTGTACGTGTCGGTTCACACGGCGAACCAGGACCTGCGGCAGGACATGATGAAGTGGTGGCGCCTGAAGGTCAAAGACCAGCAGGCCGTGCAGATCCGCTCCATGATCGAGCGTCTGGAGCAGATCGACCTGTACACGCAGATCGTGCTGGTCCCGGAACGCAACGACCGCGAGAACCTCGACGAGACCGTGGAGTACCTCGCGAGCCGTCCGAACGTGATCAGCGCGGCGGTCGTGCCGATCGGCCTGACGAGTCACCGCACGAACCTGCCGGACGTGCGGACCTTCACGCGGGAGGAAGCGCAGGACAGCCTGCGCCGCCTGAACGTGTGGCGCCGCAAGTTCCTGAACGAGCGGGGCACGCGCTTCGTGTTCCCCAGCGACGAACTGTACCTGCTGGCCGGCGAGCCGCTGCCGACCGAGGAGGAGTACGAGGGCTTCCCGATGCTGGAAAACGGCGTGGGCATGATCCGCGACTTCCTGACCGAGGCCCTGCCGGAACTCCCGGCGGCGCTGCCCGAGCCCCGGCGCGTGATTCTGGGGACAGGCTCGCTGTTCGCGGAGTCCCTGGACCGCGCGGTCGAGCCGCTGCGGGCCATCGGGGGCCTGACCCTGGAGGTGCGGGCCATCGAGAACAAGACCTTCGGGAAGGTCACGACCGTGGCGGGCCTGCTGACGGGCCGCTGCTTCCGGCACGCCATCAAGCCCGGCGAGGCCGACCTGCTGATCGTGCCGCCCACCACGCTGCGTTACGGCACGGAACTGATGCTGGACGACGTGAGCCTGGACGAACTGCGCTCCGAGCTGCGCATGGACATCCGGCCGGGCGGCGCGACGCTGGGCGAACTGGCCCGCGTGATTCTTCAGGGCGCGCAGAGCAGCGGTCACCAGTGGGGCATGAGCGCGCACGCCGTGAAGGACAGCGGGCGCGAGGAACCGGCGTCCGTGCAGGTGGCCGAGCAGAACATGCGCGGTCAGGCTTAA
- a CDS encoding DoxX family protein, translating to MRKTPFIESRLATTLTVPPRRDAAPLAQKVDALELRLVGWWVRHGVTLLRLALGLIFVWFGAQKFFPGLSSAEALATRTISVLTFGLVPPQVSLPVLATWECLIGLGLLTGRFMRVTLVLLFAQMAGTFLPLVFFPTETFKFVPLVPNLEGQYILKNLILIAGGLVVGATMRGARMMESAEQDAARDTLRPAASLRT from the coding sequence ATGCGAAAAACTCCTTTCATCGAATCGCGCCTCGCGACCACCCTGACCGTTCCGCCCCGCCGGGACGCCGCGCCGCTGGCGCAGAAGGTCGATGCCCTTGAACTGCGGCTGGTGGGCTGGTGGGTACGGCACGGTGTGACGCTGCTGCGGCTGGCGCTGGGGCTGATTTTCGTGTGGTTCGGCGCGCAGAAGTTCTTTCCGGGCCTCAGTTCCGCCGAGGCGCTGGCCACGCGGACCATCTCGGTCCTGACGTTCGGGCTGGTGCCGCCGCAGGTGAGCCTGCCGGTCCTGGCGACCTGGGAGTGCCTGATCGGGCTGGGCCTGCTGACAGGCCGCTTCATGCGGGTCACGCTGGTCCTGCTGTTCGCGCAGATGGCCGGGACGTTCCTACCGCTGGTGTTCTTTCCCACCGAGACGTTCAAGTTCGTGCCGCTGGTCCCGAATCTGGAAGGGCAGTACATCCTGAAGAACCTGATCTTGATCGCGGGTGGTCTGGTGGTCGGGGCGACCATGCGGGGGGCGCGGATGATGGAAAGCGCCGAGCAGGACGCAGCGCGTGACACCCTGCGGCCGGCCGCCAGTCTGCGCACCTGA
- the mscL gene encoding large conductance mechanosensitive channel protein MscL has product MISGFRDFIMRGNIVDLAIAVVTGAAFAALVTAFSNAFINPLIKLVTGGGAIGGKFTVNGVDFDYGLFITALITFLLTMAVIYSVVVVPYNKMRERMTKPADAAPAGPTNEEKLLMEIRDALRTR; this is encoded by the coding sequence ATGATCAGCGGATTCCGGGATTTCATCATGCGCGGCAACATCGTCGACCTCGCCATTGCCGTCGTCACCGGCGCGGCCTTCGCGGCCCTCGTCACGGCCTTCTCGAACGCCTTCATCAACCCGCTCATCAAGCTCGTCACGGGCGGCGGCGCCATCGGCGGCAAGTTCACGGTCAACGGCGTGGACTTCGATTACGGCCTGTTCATCACGGCCCTGATCACCTTCCTGCTCACCATGGCCGTCATCTACTCCGTGGTCGTCGTGCCCTACAACAAGATGCGCGAACGCATGACCAAGCCCGCCGACGCCGCACCCGCCGGCCCCACCAACGAAGAGAAGCTCCTGATGGAAATCCGCGACGCCCTGCGCACCCGCTGA
- a CDS encoding DinB family protein, producing MTRSANYARAFQMHRAALMDLYEQLPEDQGTFSAWEGGMNFMAQADHLSVSATRFLSMIQGQAPALAPEPSQTLTEARGRLWDTNELALAAISALTDDDLARRVPAFGGREMPVTALLDMIITHEAHHKGQVWVMARMVGVKPPMFVKMG from the coding sequence ATGACCCGATCCGCGAACTACGCCCGCGCCTTCCAGATGCACCGCGCCGCCCTGATGGACCTCTACGAGCAACTGCCGGAGGACCAGGGCACCTTCAGCGCCTGGGAAGGCGGCATGAACTTCATGGCGCAGGCCGACCACCTGTCGGTCAGCGCCACCCGCTTCCTCAGCATGATCCAGGGGCAGGCTCCCGCCCTCGCCCCGGAACCCAGCCAGACCCTCACCGAGGCGCGCGGCCGCCTGTGGGACACCAACGAACTGGCCCTGGCCGCCATCAGCGCCCTGACCGACGACGACCTCGCCCGGCGCGTCCCGGCCTTCGGCGGCCGCGAGATGCCCGTCACCGCCCTGCTGGACATGATCATCACCCACGAGGCGCACCACAAGGGACAGGTGTGGGTCATGGCCCGCATGGTGGGCGTCAAACCGCCCATGTTCGTCAAGATGGGCTGA
- a CDS encoding vWA domain-containing protein: MARITRYSKFEGELDQLDSSELMQMIQEALLGQGMNDPYDPDPNARPSMDDLFDAILEALAERGMIPEDQLLEAMQADDIRETGLGQQIQQLMDRLQQEGFIRKEFEDGEGGGAGEPGDAKFQLTDKSIDFLGYKSLRDLMGGLGRSSAGAHDTREYASGVEMTGELKSYEFGDTMNLDTTATLGNVISKGFENLEESDLVIRQAEYNSSAATVVLLDCSHSMILYGEDRFTPAKQVALALAHLIRTQYPGDTVKFVLFHDSAEEVPVSKLAQAQIGPYHTNTAGGLRLAQQLLKRENKDMKQIVMITDGKPSALTLPDGRIYKNAYGLDPYVLGATLREVANCRRSGIQVNTFMLARDPELVGFVRRVSEMTRGKAYFTTPQNIGQYVLMDFVTNKTKLVN, translated from the coding sequence ATGGCGCGCATTACCCGGTACAGCAAGTTCGAGGGGGAACTGGATCAGCTGGATTCCAGTGAACTGATGCAGATGATTCAGGAAGCGCTGCTGGGGCAGGGCATGAACGACCCGTACGACCCGGACCCGAACGCCCGGCCCAGCATGGACGACCTGTTCGACGCGATCCTGGAAGCGCTGGCCGAGCGCGGCATGATCCCGGAAGATCAGCTGCTGGAGGCCATGCAGGCCGACGACATCCGCGAGACGGGCCTGGGGCAGCAGATTCAGCAGTTGATGGACCGCCTGCAACAGGAAGGTTTCATCCGCAAGGAGTTCGAGGATGGCGAGGGAGGCGGCGCGGGTGAACCCGGCGACGCGAAATTCCAGCTGACCGACAAGAGCATCGATTTCCTGGGGTACAAGAGCCTGCGGGACCTGATGGGCGGCCTGGGCCGCAGCAGCGCGGGCGCGCACGACACCCGCGAGTACGCCAGCGGCGTCGAGATGACCGGCGAACTGAAATCCTACGAGTTCGGGGACACCATGAACCTCGACACGACCGCCACGCTGGGCAACGTGATCAGTAAAGGCTTCGAGAACCTCGAGGAGTCGGATCTGGTGATCCGGCAGGCCGAGTACAACAGTTCGGCGGCGACGGTGGTGCTGCTGGACTGCTCTCACTCCATGATCCTGTACGGCGAGGACCGCTTCACGCCCGCCAAGCAGGTGGCGCTGGCGCTGGCGCACCTGATCCGCACGCAGTACCCGGGCGACACCGTGAAGTTCGTGCTGTTCCACGACAGCGCCGAGGAAGTGCCAGTATCCAAACTGGCGCAGGCACAGATCGGGCCGTACCACACGAACACGGCGGGCGGCCTGCGACTGGCGCAGCAGCTGCTCAAGCGTGAGAACAAGGACATGAAGCAGATCGTGATGATCACAGACGGGAAGCCCAGCGCCCTGACCCTCCCGGACGGCCGCATCTACAAGAACGCGTACGGCCTGGACCCCTACGTGCTGGGCGCGACGCTGCGCGAGGTCGCCAACTGCCGCCGCAGCGGCATTCAGGTGAACACGTTCATGCTGGCCCGCGACCCGGAACTGGTGGGTTTCGTGCGCCGCGTCAGCGAGATGACGCGCGGCAAGGCGTACTTCACGACGCCGCAGAACATCGGGCAGTACGTGCTGATGGACTTCGTGACGAACAAGACCAAACTGGTGAACTGA
- a CDS encoding HRDC domain-containing protein yields MTDAPASLRPDARLVRLHAERGDPQARLAGALAALEGADWGLLLRDHAALARQLAAQLGSGTLRVDPRVRFNRDALADAGLAAATLDADWRGARAVWLMEPSADDLDRARRAGVPVMADATLAPGGDWLRRGAALVVYRDSVTLTGHGDAPLTALFGPASCPDVVGAPPSDLSVSLALRDAATLPLRLARAARTTAQLAERLGGAAQPAGPTALLLAPDAVADTTAPSGGVLAAARSVSGGVLVTPGLEDLSVTLALLQGEAAQQGASHSSSQQGASQQGAGAAPTGQGQVSQESAAPRDPEAAQGDAGRGGRGEERREFRSGRRDRPDRGGDRFSRGRRDEFRREGRPDERSEGRAADGRSDSAARDSATQDTAPRDGAARDLPQSDAPLREDARPQGRPADRPGERGRDRSGAAQPERVTFEAPAHAGPAQVNPTQFNSIQDNPVQDNPVQAVLDRPAAPVTPAAVAPALDSAPEETWEPEIVFSDSPSSTPEIAPAPLPAPISTGSADAPVEAERPDVQTAGMSGSEATGLEAPRTEGRGGRGRSEGRNEGRGAGRGEGRPDRGAGRPVRDRQPLPVADVTPVLLTPDLPGGREDPAADLSDEQAEVYARLRDWRNAEAKRQEISRFIVASNATLAEIARRVPYTEADLHEVRGMGPERLRKYGEKILEIVRG; encoded by the coding sequence ATGACTGATGCTCCTGCCTCCCTGCGTCCTGACGCCCGCCTCGTGCGCCTGCACGCCGAACGCGGCGACCCGCAGGCCCGGCTGGCCGGTGCCCTGGCCGCGCTGGAAGGCGCCGACTGGGGCCTGCTGCTGCGTGATCACGCTGCCCTGGCCCGCCAGCTGGCCGCGCAGCTGGGCAGCGGCACGCTGCGCGTGGACCCCCGCGTCCGCTTTAACCGGGACGCCCTGGCCGACGCCGGACTGGCCGCCGCGACCCTGGACGCCGACTGGCGCGGCGCGCGCGCCGTGTGGCTGATGGAACCCAGCGCGGACGACCTGGACCGCGCCCGCCGCGCTGGGGTGCCCGTGATGGCCGACGCGACCCTCGCCCCGGGCGGCGACTGGTTGCGGCGCGGCGCGGCGCTGGTCGTGTACCGCGACAGCGTGACCCTGACCGGCCACGGCGACGCCCCGCTGACGGCGCTGTTTGGCCCTGCCAGTTGCCCCGACGTGGTGGGCGCGCCGCCCAGTGACCTGAGCGTGTCGCTGGCCCTGCGGGACGCCGCGACCCTGCCGCTGCGACTGGCCCGCGCGGCCCGCACGACCGCGCAACTGGCTGAGCGGCTGGGCGGCGCGGCGCAACCGGCCGGGCCGACCGCGCTGCTGCTGGCCCCGGACGCCGTGGCCGACACGACCGCCCCCTCGGGCGGGGTACTGGCCGCTGCGCGCAGCGTCAGCGGGGGCGTGCTGGTCACGCCGGGCCTGGAGGACCTGAGCGTGACCCTGGCCCTGCTGCAGGGCGAGGCGGCGCAGCAAGGCGCCAGCCATAGTTCTAGCCAGCAAGGTGCCAGCCAGCAGGGTGCCGGCGCCGCGCCCACAGGCCAGGGGCAGGTCAGCCAGGAGAGCGCCGCGCCGCGTGACCCGGAGGCCGCTCAGGGCGACGCGGGGCGCGGCGGCCGGGGCGAGGAGCGCCGTGAGTTCCGGTCCGGCCGTCGCGACCGCCCGGACCGTGGAGGTGACCGCTTCTCACGCGGGCGCCGCGACGAGTTCCGCCGTGAGGGCCGCCCGGACGAGCGTTCCGAGGGCCGCGCTGCCGACGGCCGGAGTGACAGCGCCGCCCGTGACAGCGCCACCCAGGACACCGCCCCCAGGGACGGTGCGGCGCGTGATCTGCCGCAGTCGGACGCACCGCTGCGCGAGGATGCCCGCCCGCAGGGTCGTCCTGCCGACCGGCCGGGCGAGCGGGGCCGTGACCGGTCAGGTGCGGCGCAGCCTGAGCGCGTGACCTTCGAGGCTCCTGCCCACGCCGGTCCTGCACAGGTCAACCCCACACAGTTCAACTCCATCCAGGACAACCCTGTGCAGGACAACCCCGTGCAGGCCGTCCTGGATCGCCCCGCCGCTCCCGTGACGCCCGCCGCTGTGGCCCCTGCGCTGGACTCCGCGCCGGAGGAAACCTGGGAGCCGGAGATCGTGTTCAGCGATTCGCCGTCCAGCACGCCGGAGATCGCCCCGGCGCCGCTGCCCGCGCCGATCAGTACCGGCAGCGCAGACGCGCCCGTGGAGGCGGAACGGCCCGACGTTCAGACCGCCGGGATGTCCGGGTCAGAGGCGACTGGCCTGGAAGCGCCACGGACGGAAGGTCGTGGTGGTCGTGGCCGCAGCGAGGGCCGCAATGAGGGCCGGGGTGCCGGACGCGGTGAGGGCCGCCCTGACCGGGGTGCCGGGCGCCCCGTGCGGGATCGTCAGCCGCTGCCCGTGGCGGACGTGACGCCCGTGCTGCTCACGCCGGACCTGCCGGGCGGCAGGGAGGACCCGGCGGCGGACCTCAGTGACGAGCAGGCGGAGGTGTACGCCCGCCTGCGCGACTGGCGCAACGCCGAGGCCAAGCGGCAGGAGATCAGCCGGTTCATCGTGGCGAGCAACGCGACCCTGGCCGAGATCGCGCGTCGCGTGCCGTACACCGAGGCTGATCTGCACGAGGTGCGCGGCATGGGCCCCGAGCGTCTGCGCAAGTACGGCGAGAAGATTCTGGAAATCGTGCGCGGCTGA